The following coding sequences are from one Candidatus Nitrohelix vancouverensis window:
- the nusG gene encoding transcription termination/antitermination protein NusG — protein MEENSDEKKWYVIHTYSGYERKVKLSLLEQFETTGRKDVLGDVVIPTEEVVEVRKGKKRISSRKFFPGYVLINVVMDQDIWYLIKNTAKVTGFPGAGGHPVALSEGEVKTIMDQIKGESSRPKPKFSFEKGESVRVIEGPFLNFNGVVDDVNHDKGKVKVMVSIFGRGTPVELEFPQIERV, from the coding sequence GTGGAAGAGAATTCCGACGAAAAAAAATGGTATGTCATTCATACCTATTCCGGTTACGAGCGCAAGGTGAAGTTGAGCCTGTTGGAGCAGTTTGAGACGACGGGTCGCAAGGACGTTCTGGGAGATGTGGTGATTCCCACGGAAGAAGTGGTTGAGGTTCGCAAGGGCAAGAAGCGAATTTCTTCCAGAAAATTTTTTCCTGGTTACGTTTTGATCAATGTGGTGATGGATCAGGATATCTGGTATCTGATCAAAAATACCGCGAAGGTGACGGGTTTTCCCGGCGCTGGCGGGCACCCGGTGGCTTTGTCTGAGGGTGAGGTCAAGACGATCATGGATCAGATTAAGGGTGAGTCTTCTCGTCCGAAGCCGAAATTTTCTTTTGAGAAGGGTGAAAGCGTTCGCGTGATCGAGGGTCCATTCCTCAATTTCAACGGGGTGGTGGACGATGTGAATCATGACAAGGGTAAAGTTAAGGTCATGGTGTCGATCTTTGGGCGCGGAACGCCTGTGGAGCTGGAATTTCCGCAGATCGAGCGGGTCTGA
- the rpmG gene encoding 50S ribosomal protein L33, producing the protein MRDIIQLACEDCKRRNYSSTKNKKKTTHRLEIKKYCRFCRKHTPHKETK; encoded by the coding sequence ATGAGAGATATTATTCAGTTGGCATGCGAAGATTGTAAGCGACGTAATTATTCTTCGACAAAAAATAAGAAAAAAACGACGCATCGGCTCGAAATAAAAAAATATTGCCGCTTCTGCAGGAAGCACACCCCCCATAAGGAAACAAAATAA
- a CDS encoding amidohydrolase family protein, producing the protein MAEKLKIKFGALSSMQGEAVRDGQLLIEGDRILSIEASSQGPADIRTLDLSDYFLLPGFVNAHCHLSLSALKGKLQKRERFTDWVRDLLRVNAAVTFSERLEAMREASQEMMRSGVTSLGDYLSQAELLPEYANFPFRQILFWETLGFKSDAATQIVARLEDLLDSFDAGSESLRSGIAPHAPYSVSPELFKALRKLAKRHSAPWSCHVAEFPEEERFLKEGGGEMAAFLQERGALDPNWRPPGKGPVAYLDALGVLNQMTLIHANHMDMNDLDRIASNKASAVFCPGSSQWFGRRELLPIPELRARKIAVGLGTDSLASNESLNFLRELRIASATFPEISHRAWLEMATREGAKALGLNSGILAPGRPADVIGFRMPADVEDPETLPFEETRQNADFVMSRGKIVWHPHAEPAS; encoded by the coding sequence ATGGCTGAAAAATTGAAAATAAAATTTGGCGCCTTGTCCTCGATGCAGGGCGAAGCCGTTCGAGACGGACAACTGCTGATCGAAGGCGATCGCATCCTCTCCATTGAAGCGAGCAGTCAAGGCCCCGCCGATATACGCACGCTTGATCTGAGCGATTATTTTTTGCTTCCCGGTTTCGTGAACGCGCATTGTCATTTATCCCTGTCTGCGCTCAAGGGCAAACTGCAAAAGCGCGAACGCTTCACCGACTGGGTGCGCGATTTGTTGAGGGTTAACGCCGCCGTTACTTTCTCCGAGCGTTTAGAAGCGATGCGTGAAGCGTCGCAGGAGATGATGCGCTCCGGCGTGACCTCCCTTGGTGATTATCTGTCGCAAGCGGAATTACTGCCGGAGTACGCAAACTTTCCCTTTCGCCAGATTTTGTTTTGGGAAACGCTGGGCTTCAAGTCCGACGCCGCAACGCAGATCGTGGCGCGGCTGGAGGATCTGCTCGATTCCTTCGACGCAGGCAGTGAAAGCCTGCGCTCCGGCATCGCCCCGCACGCCCCGTATTCCGTTTCCCCCGAATTGTTCAAAGCGTTACGAAAATTAGCGAAGCGCCATTCCGCGCCCTGGTCTTGTCACGTCGCCGAATTTCCAGAGGAAGAGCGATTTTTGAAGGAGGGCGGCGGCGAGATGGCGGCATTTCTGCAAGAACGCGGAGCGTTGGACCCGAACTGGCGTCCTCCGGGAAAAGGCCCCGTCGCCTATCTCGACGCCTTGGGCGTTCTCAATCAGATGACCCTCATCCACGCCAATCATATGGATATGAACGATTTGGATCGGATCGCGTCGAACAAAGCCAGCGCCGTGTTCTGTCCCGGAAGCTCGCAATGGTTTGGACGGCGCGAGCTATTGCCGATCCCCGAACTGCGCGCCCGCAAGATAGCCGTCGGATTGGGCACCGATTCCCTCGCCAGCAACGAATCCTTGAATTTTCTTCGCGAATTGAGGATTGCCAGCGCGACTTTTCCCGAAATCAGCCACCGCGCCTGGTTGGAGATGGCCACGCGCGAAGGCGCCAAGGCCCTGGGCCTGAATTCCGGTATTCTGGCCCCGGGGCGCCCCGCCGATGTGATTGGATTTCGTATGCCCGCCGATGTTGAAGATCCCGAAACCCTGCCATTCGAAGAAACACGCCAGAATGCTGATTTTGTCATGAGTCGCGGCAAGATCGTCTGGCATCCACACGCAGAACCCGCCTCCTGA
- the secE gene encoding preprotein translocase subunit SecE, which yields MIAKAIQFLSEVKVEVKKVTWPSRRESMGGTMVVLVTVLLMSVFLGLVDMLLAKLVQSLI from the coding sequence ATGATAGCCAAGGCAATACAGTTTTTATCAGAAGTTAAGGTGGAAGTTAAAAAGGTGACGTGGCCTTCCCGGCGAGAGTCGATGGGCGGCACGATGGTCGTTTTGGTGACGGTGCTTCTGATGTCGGTGTTCCTTGGTTTGGTTGATATGTTATTGGCCAAGCTGGTGCAAAGTCTCATTTAA
- a CDS encoding isoprenylcysteine carboxylmethyltransferase family protein, translated as MSGYSGEGVRGLFLGILIPSLYLIPLVAVYFLPKDFGFGHRWLVYVGLACAALGLIVWIAGFASLGKRLAVFPGAESLATGGIYRWIRHPVYVGISLNLLGMFLACGSALGLAYLALVVLPLNRFRAKREEQALIENFGDAYRLYRDRTFF; from the coding sequence ATGAGCGGCTATTCAGGCGAGGGCGTTCGCGGTTTGTTCCTCGGCATATTGATTCCCTCCCTTTATCTGATCCCTCTGGTCGCGGTCTATTTCTTACCCAAAGATTTCGGATTCGGACATCGCTGGCTGGTCTATGTCGGTCTGGCCTGCGCGGCTCTGGGGTTGATCGTCTGGATCGCGGGTTTCGCCTCGTTGGGCAAGCGGCTGGCGGTGTTCCCCGGCGCGGAAAGTCTGGCGACGGGCGGCATTTATCGATGGATTCGGCATCCGGTTTACGTCGGCATCAGCCTCAATCTGTTGGGTATGTTTCTGGCCTGCGGGTCTGCGCTCGGTCTGGCCTATCTGGCGCTCGTCGTGCTACCTTTGAACCGGTTCCGCGCCAAAAGAGAAGAACAGGCATTGATCGAAAATTTTGGCGACGCTTACCGCCTTTATCGCGACCGGACTTTTTTCTAG